From a region of the Arachis ipaensis cultivar K30076 chromosome B09, Araip1.1, whole genome shotgun sequence genome:
- the LOC107619810 gene encoding probable LRR receptor-like serine/threonine-protein kinase At3g47570, which translates to MPLVSTPYPVWSMYLLHASLLFYVNLVWLQPTTAATAAALGNDTDFMALLKFKESISDDPHGVLTSWNTSTHFCNWHGVTCSTKHQRVVMLNLKRSDLRGIISPYIGNLSFLRNLYLQNNSFYGEIPTELGRLFRLQQLSLSNNILTGEFPIKLTNCSDLRHLNVSSNNLHGKIPIEIGSLRKLEKLNLFTNNFSGQIPPTMWNISSLDVLSLAYNNLEGDLPEEMGQLRNLSVFAVPGNKLSGTLPASLYNMSSLFFITAAENQFHGSLPANMFSTLTNLQVFGIGANQMSGLIPTSITNASLLQVFDIGVNSFVGQVPSLGMLKDLHWLNLNYNNLGNGSDNDLDFTTSLVNCTKLENLILSTNKFGGPLPNSIGNLSTQLIRLYLGDNQIYGTIPESIGNYINLIALVLEYNQFTGTVPNTFGKLHKLQLLGLGINQLSGQIPSSLGNLTQLLQISISNNKLEGKIPPIVGNWQKLQYLELSGNNLSGAIPLEVFSLFTLSTLLNLSHNSFSGTIPVEVGTLNNLGTLDLSKNDLFGEIPTTIGECINLEYLNLQGNSFNGTIPPSIASLKSLIQLDLSQNKLSGSIPTALQSLSLLTYLNLSFNKLDGKVPTEGVFKNTSAISIAGNKKLCGGISKLHLPPCPNTNQQKKQHNLKLVRIIICVVICLLLLSILTICWSRRQKQLSSLISKTTDQSSIVSYQSLYAATERFSTNNLIGSGSFGSVYTGFLKSEDRVVAIKVINLQMRGAHKSFVTECNALRVIRHRNLVKILTCCSSIDYRGEEFKALVFEYMSNGSLEKWLHPQGETADPTHTLDLAHRLNILIDIASALHYLHYECEQPIVHCDIKPSNVLLDDDMVAHVTDFGLARILSTINGSSHNQSSTSGFKGTIGYAPPEYGIGSEVSTQGDVYSFGILVLEMLTGRRPTEEFFEDGDNLHNYVERAYPEKLLEIVDSTFLLKQLEKPLAEKEGNIVSCVFSLIKIGLACSVESPRERINMRDVIRELNVTRNAFLCGLVNVEYC; encoded by the exons ATGCCTCTTGTTTCCACCCCATATCCAGTCTGGTCCATGTACCTCCTCCATGCTTCCCTTCTCTTTTATGTAAACTTAGTGTGGCTACAGCCTACAACAGCAGCCACGGCCGCCGCCTTGGGAAATGATACTGATTTCATGGCATTGCTCAAGTTCAAAGAATCAATATCTGATGACCCACACGGAGTTTTGACATCATGGAACACCTCTACCCACTTTTGTAACTGGCATGGAGTCACATGCAGCACCAAACATCAAAGGGTTGTAATGTTGAATCTTAAAAGATCTGATTTGCGTGGGATTATATCGCCTTATATTGGCAATCTCTCCTTTTTGAGAAACCTTTACCTCCAAAACAATAGCTTCTATGGAGAAATTCCAACGGAGTTGGGTCGTTTGTTCAGACTACAACAACTCTCACTCTCAAACAACATACTAACAGGGGAGTTTCCTATCAAATTGACAAATTGCTCTGATCTAAGGCACTTAAATGTGTCAAGCAACAATCTCCATGGCAAAATACCAATAGAGATTGGATCACTAAGGAAGCTTGAAAAGCTGAATCTTTTCACAAATAATTTCTCCGGACAAATCCCACCTACCATGTGGAATATTTCTTCTCTTGATGTTCTCTCTCTGGCCTATAATAACTTGGAGGGCGATTTACCAGAAGAAATGGGACAACTTAGAAACTTGTCAGTTTTCGCAGTACCTGGAAACAAATTGTCCGGTACGCTTCCTGCTTCACTTTACAATATGTCATCTCTCTTTTTCATCACAGCTGCAGAAAACCAATTTCACGGCTCCCTTCCAGCCAACATGTTCTCCACCCTCACCAATCTGCAGGTGTTTGGCATTGGAGCAAATCAAATGTCAGGTCTTATCCCAACTTCCATCACAAATGCATCTTTACTTCAAGTATTTGATATTGGTGTTAACAGTTTTGTTGGACAAGTTCCAAGTCTAGGAATGTTGAAAGACCTTCACTGGCTAaacttaaattataataatctAGGCAACGGTTCAGATAATGACTTGGATTTTACTACATCTTTGGTAAATTGTACCAAATTGGAAAATTTGATTTTGTCAACCAACAAATTTGGGGGTCCTTTGCCCAACTCCATAGGTAATTTGTCAACCCAACTCATTCGACTATATCTTGGTGATAACCAGATATATGGAACTATTCCTGAATCTATAGGAAATTACATAAATTTAATTGCCTTGGTTCTAGAATACAATCAATTTACTGGGACTGTTCCAAATACTTTTGGGAAGCTTCATAAGCTCCAACTGTTAGGTTTGGGGATAAACCAACTATCAGGACAGATACCTAGCTCCTTGGGTAATCTTACTCAATTGCTTCAAATAAGCATTTCAAACAACAAGTTGGAAGGAAAAATTCCACCCATAGTTGGAAATTGGCAAAAGTTACAATACCTGGAACTTTCAGGGAACAATCTTAGTGGTGCTATACCCTTGGAGGTATTCAGCCTTTTCACCTTGTCAACATTGTTGAACTTATCTCATAACTCATTTTCTGGCACTATACCCGTTGAGGTAGGAACCCTTAATAACCTTGGCACTCTGGATCTATCTAAAAATGATCTGTTTGGAGAGATTCCCACAACCATAGGAGAGTGTATAAATTTGGAATACCTAAACTTACAGGGGAATTCCTTCAATGGGACAATACCTCCATCAATTGCTTCATTAAAGAGCCTCATCCAATTGGATCTATCACAAAATAAATTGTCTGGATCGATTCCAACAGCATTGCAGAGCCTTTCTCTACTAACATACTTAAATCTGTCTTTCAATAAATTGGATGGCAAGGTACCAACAGAAGGAGTTTTCAAGAATACAAGTGCAATATCAATAGCAGGCAACAAGAAGCTTTGTGGGGGCATCTCAAAGCTCCACCTGCCACCATGCCCCAATACTAACCAACAAAAAAAGCAGCATAACTTGAAGCTAGTGAGAATCATAATTTGTGTGGTCATTTGTCTTCTACTGTTGTCAATTCTTACTATATGTTGGAGTAGGAGGCAAAAGCAACTATCATCTTTGATATCAAAAACAACAGACCAGAGCTCGATAGTGTCGTACCAAAGCTTATATGCTGCTACAGAAAGGTTTTCTACCAACAATTTGATTGGTTCTGGGAGTTTTGGTTCTGTGTACACAGGATTCCTAAAATCAGAAGACAGGGTCGTTGCCATAAAGGTGATCAACCTTCAAATGAGAGGAGCTCATAAGAGTTTCGTCACTGAATGCAATGCACTAAGAGTTATTAGACATCGAAACCTTGTGAAGATTCTTACATGCTGCTCAAGCATAGATTATCGCGGGGAAGAATTCAAAGCACTAGTTTTTGAGTACATGTCTAATGGAAGCTTAGAAAAGTGGCTGCATCCACAAGGTGAAACTGCAGATCCAACACATACTTTGGACCTTGCTCACAGATTAAATATTCTTATAGATATAGCTTCAGCGTTACATTATCTTCACTATGAGTGTGAACAACCTATTGTTCATTGTGATATAAAGCCAAGCAATGTCCTTCTTGATGATGACATGGTAGCTCATGTGACTGATTTTGGATTAGCAAGGATTCTCTCAACAATAAATGGCTCCTCTCATAACCAATCCAGCACAAGTGGATTCAAAGGGACCATTGGATATGCTCCTCCAG AGTATGGAATAGGCTCTGAGGTGTCAACACAAGGTGATGTATATTCTTTCGGGATTCTAGTATTGGAAATGCTAACTGGCAGAAGACCCACGGAAGAATTTTTTGAAGACGGTGACAATCTTCATAACTATGTGGAAAGGGCATATCCAGAGAAGCTTTTGGAGATTGTGGACTCAACCTTTCTACTGAAACAATTAGAGAAACCATTAGCAGAAAAAGAAGGCAACATAGTGTCGTGTGTATTTTCTCTAATCAAAATTGGACTAGCTTGCTCAGTTGAATCTCCAAGAGAAAGAATAAATATGAGGGATGTCATTAGGGAGCTAAATGTAACCAGAAACGCATTTCTTTGTGGTTTAGTAAATGTGGAGTATTGTTGA
- the LOC107619261 gene encoding probable lipid-A-disaccharide synthase, mitochondrial: MLGATVGKILCRRKWSPSSSSALWFSSVPRTKAPLEMAERDGELRVFVVAGEVSGDSIASRVMASLKLLSPFPVRFAGVGGAKMSSEGMQSLFPIEDISVMGIWELLPHLYRIRVRLKETVEAAALFEPHVVLTVDSKGFSFRFLKQLRARYNKQRSHWPVHFHYVAPSFWAWKGGEARLRGLAEIVDHLLCILPNEDKICKLNGVSATFVGHPVLEDVLELNLRSNYLVPNWRAEGNAEDFQNKHVIPSGATVVSLLPGSRVQEVTRMLPIFANTLELLKETFPQMMTVIHVAPNKYVEKFIAEAVHRWPLPSVLIPGGMTQLRYDAFSASRVALCTSGTVAVELQLARLPCVVAYRANILTEWYIKYKAKIQYISLPNILLDSAIIPKQYFSGTFDEVFALYYRNLIHDNNFREEQLVAAEKFVKLLLPSERIQGNLSQQDLMRANSNYSPSVVAALTILNYGKPI; the protein is encoded by the exons ATGTTGGGCGCCACTGTTGGCAAAATCTTGTGCAGAAGGAAATGGAGCCCAAGCAGTTCGAGTGCGCTTTGGTTTTCGTCAGTTCCAAGAACTAAAGCGCCGTTGGAGATGGCTGAAAGAGATGGAGAACTGAGGGTCTTCGTTGTTGCAGGCGAAGTCTCTGGTGACTCCATTGCTTCTCGTGTCATGGCTTCCCTCAAGCTTCTCTCCCCTTTCCCTGTTCGCTTTGCTGGTGTTGGAGG GGCTAAGATGTCAAGTGAAGGAATGCAATCTCTTTTTCCCATTGAGGATATCTCGGTCATGGGAATTTGGGAACTACTACCGCATTTGTATAGAATCCGA GTGAGATTGAAGGAAACTGTAGAAGCAGCTGCTTTATTTGAGCCTCATGTTGTATTAACCGTGGACTCTAAAGGCTTTTCTTTCCGGTTCTTGAAGCAGCTAAGAG CTAGATACAATAAGCAAAGATCGCATTGGCCAGTACATTTTCACTATGTAGCACCATCATTCTGGGCATGGAAAGGAGGCGAAGCAAGACTCAGAGGGCTGGCAGAAATTGTAGATCATCTATTGTGCATACTTCCAAATGAAGATAAAATATGTAAATTGAATGGAGTGTCTGCAACCTTTGTTGGCCATCCTGTCCTAGAAGATGTTCTAGAATTGAATTTG AGAAGCAATTACTTAGTCCCTAATTGGAGGGCTGAAGGCAATGCTGAAGATTTCCAAAATAAACATGTGATACCCTCAG GAGCCACTGTTGTTAGCTTGCTTCCTGGAAGCAGGGTGCAAGAAGTCACCCGGATGCTTCCCATCTTTGCAAACACATTGGAACTCCTGAAAGAGACTTTTCCTCAGATGATGACAGTCATTCATGTTGCGCCTAACAAGTATGTGGAAAAATTTATTGCTGAGGCTGTTCATAGATGGCCTCTTCCTTCTGTTTTAATTCCTGGCGGAATGACTCAGCTGAGATATGATGCCTTTAGT GCAAGTAGAGTTGCATTATGCACATCTGGGACTGTTGCTGTGGAGCTGCAGCTTGCACGTCTACCTTGTGTTGTTGCATATCGTGCCAATATTTTGACTGAATGGTATATTAAGTACAAAGCTAAGATACAATACATTTCACTTCCCAATATTCTCTTGGATTCAGCTATTATTC CAAAACAATATTTCTCTGGGACATTTGATGAGGTCTTCGCTCTATACTACAGGAATTTAATACACGATAACAATTTTCGAGAAGAACAATTAGTGGCAGCTGAAAAGTTTGTTAAGCTTCTATTGCCTTCAGAAAGAATACAAGGCAACCTTTCTCAACAAGATTTGATGAGAGCTAATTCTAACTACAGTCCAAGTGTAGTTGCAGCATTGACTATATTGAACTATGGAAAGCCTATATAA